A genomic segment from Chitinophaga niabensis encodes:
- the nhaA gene encoding Na+/H+ antiporter NhaA translates to MSTGSFKNRFISPIFQFLQDSRAVGIVLIGCTILSLIIANSPWQDAYTGFFNTLFDPAGGHHYNYKGLHLPNSWLLWINDGFMALFFFLVGMEIKRELTTGELASVKKSLLPILAALGGMLMPALIYTLFNGNSPYAHGWGIPMATDIAFSLGILSLLGKRVPLSLKIFLTALAIIDDLGAILAIAIFYTDALHMLYLYIGAGVFALLLLMNYLKVQRIILYVIPGLVLWYCVFNSGIHATIAGVLLAFCIPLNKIHSLEHTLHDPVNFLIMPIFALANTAIEFPPDLLHAFTHSVSFGIIAGLVLGKPLGIFFFCLIAVRLKLASLPANTNWKQLWGVGMIAGVGFTMSIFIATLAFKPVDIQVISVMSVILASLLSGLAGFIFLRAIK, encoded by the coding sequence ATGAGTACAGGGAGCTTTAAGAACAGGTTTATATCGCCCATTTTTCAATTCCTGCAGGACAGTCGCGCTGTAGGCATTGTATTGATTGGATGTACTATCCTCTCCCTGATCATCGCCAACTCTCCCTGGCAGGATGCTTATACCGGTTTCTTTAACACCCTCTTTGATCCTGCAGGCGGGCATCACTACAATTACAAAGGTTTACACCTGCCCAATTCATGGCTGCTATGGATCAACGACGGCTTCATGGCCCTGTTCTTCTTCCTGGTAGGTATGGAGATCAAACGGGAATTAACCACAGGAGAACTGGCTTCCGTAAAGAAATCCCTGCTGCCCATACTTGCAGCTCTTGGCGGTATGTTAATGCCGGCCCTTATCTATACGTTATTTAATGGGAACTCACCATATGCGCACGGCTGGGGAATTCCCATGGCAACAGATATTGCTTTTTCGCTTGGTATACTTTCCCTGTTAGGTAAACGCGTGCCACTCAGCCTGAAAATATTCTTAACAGCACTCGCCATTATAGACGACCTGGGCGCTATCCTGGCTATCGCTATCTTTTATACGGATGCGTTGCATATGCTGTACCTCTACATCGGCGCAGGCGTATTTGCGTTGCTGCTGCTCATGAACTATTTAAAAGTACAGCGTATTATCCTGTATGTGATACCGGGCCTGGTGCTTTGGTATTGTGTCTTTAATTCCGGTATCCATGCTACTATCGCAGGTGTTCTGCTGGCTTTCTGCATTCCGTTGAATAAGATCCACAGCCTTGAACATACCCTTCATGATCCGGTGAACTTTTTGATCATGCCCATCTTTGCGCTGGCCAATACAGCCATAGAATTCCCACCGGACCTCCTGCATGCATTTACCCATTCCGTAAGTTTTGGGATCATTGCAGGGCTGGTACTGGGTAAACCTTTGGGCATTTTCTTCTTCTGCCTGATAGCTGTAAGATTGAAATTAGCCAGCCTTCCCGCCAATACAAACTGGAAACAGTTATGGGGGGTAGGTATGATCGCAGGCGTCGGTTTTACGATGAGTATATTTATAGCCACTTTAGCCTTCAAACCTGTTGATATACAGGTGATCTCTGTGATGTCCGTGATACTGGCATCGCTGCTGTCCGGCCTGGCCGGTTTCATTTTTTTGAGGGCTATCAAATAA
- a CDS encoding bifunctional ADP-dependent NAD(P)H-hydrate dehydratase/NAD(P)H-hydrate epimerase: protein MKVLSAQQIREADAYTITHEPISSVLLMERAAAECAGWMVHTFGEAPPPFYVFCGMGNNGGDGLVIARLLRDQGYNVHAYMVHHSATASPDNLANQPYVQDVQSIYSPADFPLMEATGVVVDAIFGTGLSRPVEGWVASILHKINDGYGRHTIVSIDMPSGLMADSVTGHAACVHANYTLSFQFYKLAFLLPENAARVGETVILPIGLHPDFINNVETKYHVVDPRIVKTIYQPRDPFAHKGTYGHALLVAGSYGKMGAAVLAARACLRAGAGLLTVHVPQRGYEILQTAVPEAMCETEDQPTAFSAHFHEPFKHHQAPGYATIGVGPGLGTAAATARALEKLMELYHKPMVLDADALNMISEYPFLLQKLPKDSILTPHPKEFERLFGPKEDQFERLELLSAKAVELQVYILLKGRFSAMACPDGAVYFNPTGNPGMATAGSGDVLTGILTGLLSQGYTPKAALLLGAWLHGLAGDLAADDISEESLIAEDIINYLGQAYLELRK from the coding sequence ATGAAAGTCCTTTCTGCACAACAGATCCGCGAAGCGGATGCTTACACCATCACACATGAACCCATCAGCAGCGTATTACTGATGGAGCGTGCCGCTGCGGAATGTGCCGGCTGGATGGTCCATACTTTCGGAGAGGCACCCCCGCCCTTTTATGTGTTCTGCGGCATGGGCAATAACGGCGGAGACGGATTAGTGATCGCAAGATTACTAAGGGACCAGGGCTATAACGTACATGCCTATATGGTACATCATTCAGCAACCGCCTCTCCGGATAACCTGGCCAATCAACCTTATGTACAGGACGTACAGTCCATCTATTCCCCCGCTGATTTTCCTTTGATGGAAGCAACCGGCGTAGTGGTAGATGCCATCTTCGGCACCGGGCTCTCCCGCCCTGTTGAAGGATGGGTAGCTTCCATCCTTCACAAGATCAATGATGGCTACGGCAGGCATACCATCGTATCCATAGATATGCCGTCCGGCCTTATGGCAGACAGTGTTACCGGCCATGCAGCCTGTGTTCATGCCAATTATACACTCAGCTTTCAGTTCTATAAGCTTGCCTTCCTGCTGCCGGAAAATGCTGCCCGTGTAGGCGAGACCGTGATCCTCCCTATCGGCTTGCATCCGGACTTTATCAACAACGTGGAAACAAAGTATCATGTGGTTGATCCCCGGATCGTTAAAACCATTTACCAGCCCCGCGATCCTTTTGCCCATAAAGGCACGTACGGTCATGCACTACTGGTAGCCGGCAGTTATGGTAAGATGGGAGCGGCAGTTCTGGCCGCCAGGGCCTGCCTCCGTGCTGGTGCAGGATTATTGACGGTACATGTCCCGCAGCGTGGTTATGAGATCTTACAAACGGCTGTGCCGGAAGCGATGTGTGAAACGGAGGACCAGCCCACTGCTTTCAGTGCCCATTTCCACGAACCATTCAAACATCACCAGGCGCCCGGATATGCTACTATTGGTGTGGGACCCGGGTTGGGAACAGCAGCTGCTACCGCCAGGGCTTTGGAAAAGCTCATGGAACTCTATCATAAACCCATGGTGCTGGATGCTGATGCCCTGAATATGATCAGTGAATATCCCTTCCTCCTGCAAAAACTCCCGAAAGATTCGATCCTTACCCCGCATCCTAAAGAGTTTGAAAGATTATTTGGCCCTAAAGAAGATCAGTTTGAAAGACTGGAACTCCTTTCCGCCAAAGCGGTGGAATTACAGGTCTACATCCTGCTCAAAGGCAGGTTTAGCGCCATGGCCTGTCCGGATGGCGCTGTTTATTTCAATCCCACCGGCAATCCCGGTATGGCCACTGCCGGCAGCGGGGATGTACTAACAGGTATTTTAACCGGTCTTTTATCACAGGGATACACCCCTAAAGCCGCTCTCCTCCTGGGCGCCTGGCTGCATGGCCTGGCCGGGGACCTGGCAGCGGACGATATTTCCGAAGAATCCCTTATTGCAGAGGATATCATCAATTATCTCGGACAGGCTTACCTCGAACTCCGCAAGTAA
- a CDS encoding sodium-translocating pyrophosphatase produces MSIVYIIPLFGLLALLFTAVQSAWVSRQDAGNEKMTEIAKHIAEGAMAFLKAEYKILTYFVIIAALLLGYMGYSHHNSDWTIALAFIIGAIFSATAGFIGMKIATKANVRTAQAARTSLARALKVSFTGGSVMGMGVAGLAVLGLGGLFIALKAYFGAEAGTAEMIKTIEVLTGFSLGAESIALFARVGGGIYTKAADVGADLVGKVEAGIPEDDPRNPATIADNVGDNVGDVAGMGADLFGSYVATVLATMVLGVETTSLDNFGGLAPVILPMFIAGIGIVLSIIGTFFVRIGENAGLSTGAVQRALNMGNWGSIVLTAIVCYFAVNWILPETMTLRSHEFTRTGVYGAILVGLVVGTLMSIITEYYTAMGKRPVNSIIRQSSTGHATNIIGGLAVGMESTFLPILVLAGGIYGSFALAGLYGVAIAAAGMMATTAMQLAIDAFGPIADNAGGIAEMSELPKEVREKTDILDAVGNTTAATGKGFAIASAALTALALFAAYVGVVEANGYKLYNAINIYKADVLAGLFVGAMIPFIFSSLAIRAVGEAAMSMVEEVRRQFRTIPGIMEGTGKPEYDKCVAISTEASIKKMLLPGAITILSPILIGFIFGPEVLGGFLAGATVSGVLMGMFQNNAGGAWDNAKKSFEKGVEINGEIYYKKSEPHKASVTGDTVGDPFKDTSGPSMNILIKLMSIVSLVIAPTLAEIHGKYQTTTAKVEQEAKKPVAIEKTTAMLPK; encoded by the coding sequence ATGAGTATAGTTTACATTATTCCACTATTCGGACTGTTAGCACTGTTATTCACGGCAGTACAAAGTGCCTGGGTCTCACGCCAGGATGCAGGCAATGAAAAAATGACGGAGATAGCCAAACATATTGCAGAAGGTGCGATGGCGTTTCTGAAAGCTGAGTACAAGATCCTCACCTATTTTGTGATCATTGCTGCCCTGTTATTAGGTTATATGGGATATTCCCACCACAATTCAGACTGGACGATTGCCCTTGCATTTATTATAGGCGCCATCTTTTCTGCCACTGCCGGTTTCATCGGCATGAAAATAGCCACCAAAGCGAATGTACGTACAGCGCAAGCTGCCCGTACCAGCCTTGCCCGTGCATTGAAAGTTTCCTTTACCGGAGGCTCTGTAATGGGAATGGGTGTTGCCGGCCTGGCTGTTTTAGGACTGGGTGGATTGTTCATTGCACTGAAAGCATATTTCGGTGCTGAAGCAGGTACTGCTGAAATGATCAAAACTATTGAAGTACTCACCGGTTTCTCCCTCGGCGCGGAGAGCATTGCGCTCTTTGCACGTGTGGGTGGCGGTATCTATACTAAAGCTGCGGACGTAGGAGCTGATCTCGTTGGTAAAGTGGAAGCCGGCATCCCTGAGGATGATCCACGCAACCCTGCTACCATTGCAGATAACGTTGGAGACAACGTAGGAGACGTAGCCGGTATGGGTGCAGACCTTTTCGGTTCATATGTAGCCACTGTACTCGCAACCATGGTACTGGGTGTTGAAACAACTTCCCTGGACAACTTCGGCGGCCTCGCTCCTGTTATCCTGCCCATGTTCATTGCCGGTATTGGTATTGTGCTTTCCATCATCGGTACTTTCTTTGTAAGGATAGGCGAAAACGCAGGTTTAAGCACCGGCGCTGTTCAACGTGCCCTGAATATGGGTAACTGGGGTTCCATTGTACTCACTGCTATTGTATGCTACTTTGCGGTGAACTGGATCCTTCCTGAAACCATGACCCTCCGTTCCCATGAATTCACCCGTACAGGTGTATATGGCGCTATCCTGGTTGGTCTTGTAGTGGGCACCCTTATGAGTATCATCACTGAATATTACACCGCCATGGGCAAACGCCCGGTGAATTCCATTATCCGTCAGTCTTCCACCGGCCATGCCACTAACATCATCGGTGGTCTGGCAGTAGGTATGGAATCTACCTTCCTCCCTATCCTGGTGCTGGCAGGCGGTATCTATGGTTCATTTGCACTTGCCGGTCTGTATGGTGTTGCTATCGCCGCAGCAGGTATGATGGCCACTACTGCTATGCAATTGGCTATTGACGCCTTTGGCCCTATCGCCGATAACGCAGGTGGTATCGCAGAAATGAGCGAATTACCCAAAGAAGTTCGTGAGAAAACAGATATCCTCGATGCTGTAGGGAACACCACCGCCGCTACAGGCAAAGGTTTCGCTATCGCCTCCGCTGCATTGACAGCCCTTGCGCTGTTTGCAGCTTATGTAGGTGTGGTGGAAGCAAATGGATACAAACTATACAATGCTATCAATATCTATAAAGCAGATGTACTGGCTGGTCTTTTCGTAGGCGCCATGATCCCCTTCATCTTCTCTTCCCTCGCTATCCGCGCGGTAGGTGAAGCTGCTATGAGCATGGTGGAAGAAGTTCGCCGCCAGTTCAGGACCATCCCCGGTATCATGGAAGGAACCGGCAAACCGGAGTACGACAAATGTGTGGCCATCTCTACGGAAGCCTCTATCAAAAAGATGCTGTTACCCGGTGCCATCACTATCCTGTCTCCCATCCTGATCGGTTTCATCTTTGGACCTGAGGTGCTGGGTGGTTTCCTTGCCGGTGCTACTGTTAGCGGTGTATTGATGGGTATGTTCCAGAACAACGCCGGCGGCGCCTGGGATAATGCCAAGAAATCTTTCGAAAAAGGTGTTGAGATCAATGGTGAGATCTATTACAAGAAATCAGAACCACATAAAGCTTCTGTTACCGGTGATACCGTAGGTGATCCTTTCAAAGATACTTCCGGCCCGTCTATGAACATCCTGATCAAACTGATGTCCATCGTTTCACTTGTAATTGCACCAACCTTGGCTGAAATACATGGTAAGTACCAGACAACTACGGCTAAGGTGGAACAGGAAGCCAAAAAACCTGTTGCAATAGAGAAAACAACAGCTATGTTACCTAAGTAA
- a CDS encoding Rrf2 family transcriptional regulator, translating to MIRSKFSTSVHILTLLASAPDEWLSSDYIASSLNSNPALVRKELSVLREAGLIESKEGKNGGSRLGKATKDIRMSDIFLLVKNGHVFGYSPNEPNPQCAVGARINGALDELFGEIDNSIYEKLYSITLAEFTKKYF from the coding sequence TTGATCCGCAGTAAATTCTCAACATCCGTACACATTCTCACACTGCTGGCCAGTGCGCCGGACGAATGGTTATCGTCCGACTATATCGCCAGTTCGCTGAACAGTAACCCTGCGCTGGTGCGCAAGGAACTGAGTGTACTCAGGGAAGCGGGCCTGATAGAGAGCAAGGAAGGGAAAAACGGTGGCAGCAGACTGGGAAAGGCTACAAAAGACATCCGTATGTCAGACATCTTCCTGCTGGTGAAGAATGGTCACGTTTTTGGCTACTCTCCTAATGAGCCTAATCCTCAATGTGCGGTGGGTGCGCGCATCAACGGCGCGCTGGATGAATTGTTCGGGGAAATTGACAACAGTATCTACGAAAAGCTTTATTCCATCACCCTGGCTGAATTCACTAAAAAGTACTTCTGA
- a CDS encoding NmrA family NAD(P)-binding protein: MSNQVLVLGATGFAGKQVVDALTAEGIKVKAATRFPEKFVASAPNVSPVKVVLEDPATFAPALAGVDKVFLAAVPLDADAHLKLNPFIDEAKKAGIQKIVFLSAIGMENLPDSPLRKIEIHLQNAGITYNIVRPNFFMENFSDGSFSGSVKATAQIIIPAEDARLSMIATSDIAAVSAKLLLDDTLKGQELTLTGPASLNAYDTAEIISKTSGKKVTYVPVTADEMTEAVKAHGLSDSEAQYIALLFQGVRAGYMEAVTTAVKDITGKEPISFETFAKANVSSFQ; the protein is encoded by the coding sequence ATGTCAAATCAGGTATTAGTTCTCGGTGCAACCGGTTTTGCAGGAAAACAGGTTGTAGATGCCCTCACAGCTGAAGGTATAAAAGTAAAAGCCGCTACCCGTTTCCCGGAAAAGTTTGTGGCCTCTGCCCCCAATGTATCTCCTGTAAAAGTGGTACTGGAAGATCCCGCCACCTTTGCTCCTGCCCTCGCCGGCGTTGACAAGGTTTTCCTTGCAGCGGTGCCGCTGGATGCAGATGCACATCTGAAGCTGAACCCTTTCATCGATGAAGCAAAGAAGGCAGGCATACAAAAAATTGTTTTCCTGTCCGCTATCGGCATGGAAAACCTGCCGGACAGCCCTTTGCGTAAGATTGAGATACACCTTCAAAACGCTGGTATCACGTATAATATCGTGCGCCCTAACTTTTTCATGGAAAACTTTTCGGATGGTTCATTCAGCGGTTCTGTTAAAGCTACGGCACAGATCATTATCCCTGCGGAAGATGCCAGACTGAGCATGATCGCCACTTCGGATATCGCAGCAGTGTCCGCAAAGCTCCTGCTGGACGATACTTTAAAAGGACAGGAACTGACCCTTACCGGCCCGGCTTCCCTGAATGCATACGATACTGCTGAGATCATCAGCAAAACAAGCGGTAAAAAGGTGACGTATGTTCCGGTAACAGCAGATGAAATGACGGAGGCGGTAAAAGCGCATGGCCTGTCTGACAGTGAGGCTCAGTATATTGCTTTATTGTTCCAGGGTGTGAGAGCGGGTTACATGGAAGCAGTAACCACAGCGGTTAAGGATATCACTGGTAAAGAACCGATCAGTTTTGAGACTTTTGCAAAAGCGAACGTAAGCAGTTTCCAATAA
- a CDS encoding helix-turn-helix transcriptional regulator, protein MPVTIKDDSQGVLYHSDESFEAATYNSPVFAESVHKLEFGFGKAQFNEMHFDGIMLGFGSMGVYQRLHIEGKDFLQRIGMHFMLKGEVTANISGIAKNIRTSSHQHNIFYNPEMEESLQIEPQPEMKIFGLSFMSDKFVQIAANNGPILDRMAERVENRKPVYYSKGYLITPRMLQVIDEVRNCHFTGGLKKLFLQSKSIELLALQCEQIEIEGRKSPEVQKISRTDEERIYHARDLLLAHAQDPLSLTDLARKAGINEFKLKSGFKKVFDNTVFGYLSDYRLDQAKQMMREGTFSFTDIADELGYSSLQHFSNAFRKKFGQSPSEVKKGM, encoded by the coding sequence ATGCCAGTTACCATCAAAGACGATTCCCAGGGCGTACTGTATCATAGCGATGAGAGCTTTGAAGCAGCTACTTACAATTCGCCTGTGTTTGCAGAATCTGTGCATAAGCTGGAATTTGGCTTCGGCAAAGCACAGTTTAATGAAATGCATTTTGATGGCATTATGCTGGGTTTTGGGAGCATGGGCGTATACCAGCGCTTACATATAGAAGGCAAGGACTTTCTGCAGCGGATAGGGATGCATTTTATGCTCAAAGGAGAGGTAACGGCGAACATAAGCGGGATCGCTAAAAACATCAGAACGTCCAGCCATCAGCATAATATCTTTTACAATCCTGAAATGGAAGAATCGCTGCAGATAGAGCCTCAGCCGGAAATGAAGATATTTGGCCTGAGCTTTATGAGTGATAAATTTGTGCAGATCGCAGCGAATAACGGCCCTATACTGGATAGGATGGCAGAAAGGGTAGAGAACCGTAAACCGGTGTACTATTCCAAAGGATACCTTATTACCCCCCGGATGCTGCAAGTGATAGATGAGGTCAGGAATTGCCATTTCACCGGTGGATTAAAGAAACTTTTCCTGCAATCCAAATCAATAGAACTGTTAGCCCTGCAATGTGAGCAGATAGAGATAGAAGGCCGCAAGAGCCCTGAGGTACAGAAAATATCCCGTACAGATGAAGAAAGGATCTATCATGCACGCGATCTTCTGCTGGCGCATGCGCAAGATCCCTTATCCCTCACAGACCTGGCACGTAAAGCCGGGATCAATGAGTTTAAGCTGAAAAGCGGGTTTAAGAAAGTGTTTGACAATACCGTATTCGGATACCTGAGCGATTACCGCCTGGACCAGGCAAAACAGATGATGCGCGAGGGAACGTTTTCTTTTACGGACATTGCGGATGAACTGGGTTACTCTTCGCTTCAGCACTTCAGTAATGCTTTCCGGAAGAAGTTCGGCCAAAGCCCCAGCGAGGTAAAAAAAGGTATGTAG
- a CDS encoding TonB-dependent receptor, translating to MKTTANTLTLICLLLLTTFSLKAQQQRYTVSGYVKDEHSGESLIGISIGKPGTSIGTVTNEYGFYSLTLPAGTHEIQYSYMGYKPIKMTIDLRSNKRQDIKLAQADRQLNEVVITSKQQEKNINTLSTSMNKLEIAEMKKLPTFMGEVDVLRAIQTLPGINTVGEGAAAFNVRGGAGDENLILMDEAPVYNSTHMLGFFSVFNPDAVKNINMIKGGFPAEYGGRTASVLDIRMKDGNNQKLGLTGGIGNIFSRLAVEGPIQKDKSSFIIAGRRSYMDVIMKPFLKGDMKDTKLYFYDLTAKVNFNLNKNNSLFVSGYFGRDVFGFGNQVNMNWGNATTSIRWNHIFNNRLFMNLTTYYTKYDYSLEFKSKETDVNKQSYKWTSNIINYGVKPAFTYYLNSNNTLHFGVQSILYTFKPGKGTGSDGEDVNEIVLKDKNALEGAVYLDHELKAGKFGVQYGVRVSGFQFRGKGTAYYYADTTAGIRKRLDHTQEFGAGKTIADYYNLEPRISAKYKLNNTTAIKAAYSRSAQYMHQLSNTASPTPVDIWTPVTNNVKPQLTDQVTAGYFYNAPGDKFELSAEVFYKTMQDQLDYIDNSDLDLNEFIEADLLASKGRAYGLELYVKKDVGNTTGWVSYTLSRSERKTPGISQNEWFINRYDRTHNVNVVVSHEFTKRISMGANWVFASGTPATFADARLEFQDWDIPYNTTEKRNNYRLKPFHRLDLSVTWKGKQLKRWKGEWVFSLYNVYARRNAYTVYFRQNEDDPSKKEAVRLSIIGSIIPGITYNFKF from the coding sequence ATGAAAACAACAGCAAACACGCTAACGCTCATTTGTTTGTTACTGCTGACAACATTTAGCTTAAAGGCACAACAGCAAAGGTATACGGTTAGCGGATATGTTAAAGACGAACATTCCGGTGAATCATTAATAGGTATCTCTATTGGTAAACCCGGCACCTCAATAGGTACGGTAACCAATGAGTACGGATTCTACTCCCTCACCCTCCCTGCCGGCACTCACGAGATCCAATACTCCTACATGGGTTATAAACCTATTAAGATGACCATCGATCTCAGGAGTAATAAACGCCAGGATATTAAGCTGGCACAGGCAGACCGCCAGTTGAACGAGGTGGTGATCACCAGCAAGCAACAGGAAAAGAATATCAATACCCTCAGCACCAGCATGAACAAACTGGAGATCGCTGAAATGAAAAAGCTGCCAACGTTCATGGGTGAAGTGGACGTATTACGTGCTATCCAGACCCTCCCCGGTATCAATACCGTGGGTGAAGGCGCTGCTGCCTTCAACGTACGGGGTGGTGCAGGAGATGAGAACCTGATCCTGATGGACGAAGCACCCGTTTATAACTCCACACACATGTTGGGCTTCTTCTCCGTATTCAATCCGGATGCTGTGAAGAACATCAATATGATCAAAGGCGGTTTCCCGGCCGAATACGGTGGCAGAACAGCTTCTGTGCTGGATATCAGGATGAAGGACGGAAATAACCAGAAACTGGGGCTTACCGGCGGTATCGGCAATATCTTCAGCCGCCTTGCAGTTGAAGGCCCCATTCAGAAAGATAAATCCTCTTTCATCATTGCAGGCAGAAGGTCCTACATGGATGTGATAATGAAACCCTTCCTCAAAGGAGATATGAAGGATACCAAGCTGTATTTTTATGACCTCACCGCAAAAGTGAACTTCAATCTCAATAAGAACAACAGTTTATTTGTGAGTGGTTATTTCGGAAGGGATGTGTTTGGTTTCGGCAACCAGGTGAATATGAACTGGGGCAACGCTACTACTTCCATCCGCTGGAACCACATCTTCAATAACCGCCTGTTCATGAACCTCACCACTTATTACACCAAGTACGATTACAGTCTGGAATTCAAAAGCAAAGAAACAGACGTGAACAAGCAAAGTTACAAGTGGACCTCCAACATCATCAACTACGGTGTTAAACCAGCATTCACTTATTACCTGAACTCCAACAACACCTTGCACTTTGGTGTACAATCCATACTCTATACCTTCAAACCGGGTAAAGGTACCGGCAGCGATGGCGAAGATGTGAATGAGATCGTGCTGAAAGACAAGAATGCGCTGGAAGGTGCAGTGTACCTGGATCATGAGTTGAAAGCAGGCAAGTTTGGTGTACAATATGGCGTACGTGTATCAGGCTTCCAGTTCCGCGGAAAAGGTACTGCTTACTATTATGCAGATACAACTGCCGGTATCCGCAAACGCCTGGATCATACACAGGAATTTGGTGCAGGCAAAACAATTGCAGATTACTACAACCTGGAACCACGCATCTCTGCCAAGTATAAACTGAATAATACTACAGCCATAAAAGCTGCTTACAGCCGCAGCGCACAATACATGCACCAGCTGAGCAACACCGCATCCCCTACCCCGGTAGACATCTGGACGCCGGTGACCAATAACGTAAAACCACAGCTGACAGATCAGGTAACAGCAGGTTATTTTTACAATGCTCCCGGAGACAAGTTTGAACTTTCTGCTGAAGTGTTCTATAAAACCATGCAGGACCAGCTGGATTATATCGACAACTCTGACCTTGACCTGAATGAATTCATTGAAGCAGACCTGCTGGCGTCCAAAGGCCGTGCTTATGGTTTGGAACTCTATGTTAAAAAGGATGTAGGTAATACCACAGGCTGGGTAAGTTATACCCTCTCCCGTTCTGAACGTAAAACACCCGGCATCAGCCAGAATGAATGGTTCATTAACCGTTACGACCGTACGCACAACGTGAACGTGGTGGTATCGCATGAATTCACCAAAAGGATCAGCATGGGTGCTAACTGGGTATTTGCATCCGGTACGCCTGCAACGTTTGCAGATGCACGGCTGGAATTCCAGGACTGGGATATTCCTTACAACACAACAGAAAAACGTAACAACTACCGCCTGAAACCATTTCACAGGCTGGACCTCTCCGTTACCTGGAAAGGCAAACAATTAAAACGCTGGAAAGGAGAATGGGTATTCTCCCTGTATAACGTATATGCCCGCAGGAATGCTTATACCGTGTACTTCAGGCAGAACGAGGATGATCCCAGCAAGAAAGAAGCTGTTCGTCTTTCCATCATCGGTTCTATCATCCCCGGCATTACCTACAACTTCAAGTTTTAA
- a CDS encoding DUF4249 domain-containing protein translates to MKRIINIFAILVTAAGFTSCEDVIDLDIPKGKTFAVVDAWITNEAGKQSIRITETVPYTSTGTAPVVSDAVVVLTDLTDNKTYPFTFANGVYSHDPGLDKSIGVLNHAYKLRIELKSQVFEAIDTIKRVPEIDSISYEFKTEENSASNKEGYYARFHGRDLAGASDYYWVRSYRNTKDNRVGDAFAVDGSYQEYVSDSAVFIVPISESITNWDKPFQLNETVIVRLASLTKSSHTFLTHVESQLQNGGLFAKILENVKSNLKNTNASSDVKVLGWFGTSAVKFKEKTIR, encoded by the coding sequence ATGAAAAGGATCATAAACATATTCGCCATACTAGTTACAGCAGCAGGTTTCACTTCGTGTGAAGATGTGATAGACCTCGATATCCCCAAGGGAAAAACCTTTGCTGTGGTAGATGCATGGATCACCAATGAAGCAGGCAAACAGAGCATCCGTATCACGGAAACTGTTCCCTACACATCTACAGGTACAGCACCGGTTGTCAGCGATGCCGTAGTAGTATTAACAGACCTCACAGACAATAAGACCTACCCCTTCACTTTCGCTAACGGTGTGTACAGCCACGATCCGGGCCTGGATAAAAGCATTGGTGTATTGAACCATGCTTACAAGCTCAGGATAGAGTTGAAGTCCCAGGTGTTTGAAGCCATCGATACCATCAAAAGGGTGCCGGAGATTGATTCCATCTCTTACGAGTTCAAAACAGAAGAAAATTCGGCCAGCAATAAAGAAGGTTATTATGCCCGTTTTCACGGCAGGGACCTGGCGGGAGCCTCTGATTATTACTGGGTAAGGAGTTACCGTAATACTAAGGACAACCGTGTAGGAGATGCATTCGCAGTAGACGGTTCTTACCAGGAATATGTGTCGGACAGTGCGGTATTCATCGTTCCCATCAGTGAAAGCATTACCAACTGGGATAAGCCATTTCAGCTGAATGAAACGGTTATTGTGCGCCTGGCCTCCCTTACCAAGAGTAGCCATACCTTTCTCACCCATGTGGAATCACAGCTGCAGAACGGTGGCCTGTTTGCAAAGATCCTGGAGAACGTAAAAAGCAACCTGAAGAACACCAATGCATCCAGCGATGTGAAAGTGCTCGGTTGGTTCGGTACCTCTGCAGTTAAGTTCAAGGAAAAAACTATTCGTTAA